The Devosia sp. MC521 genome has a segment encoding these proteins:
- a CDS encoding iron ABC transporter permease: protein MAANAPLARTRNPISAWTAVAAATAVLVFVPILVIVFTASADTGDLWGHLLVNVLPQSAWNTGVLLLGTGIIATMVGTGAAWIVSAYEFKGRGVLEWALLLPLAVPTYIMAYAYLDILNPLGPVQGTIRWVLGYSSPRQFRLPDIRSMWGAIVVFGFVLYPYVYLTTRAMFLTQAANLVEVSRTLGVSRNMVFWRVALPLARPAIAVGVALTLMEVLNDVGASQFLGVRTLTASVYTTWIVRTDLAGAAQIATAMLTLVLLLLVLERWARRNQRYASNAQRARPMPAQKLRGWQAALALCLGLTPILIGFAGPAIYLISSAIKRLDFAGFSPSLLRATVNTVTISSLATVLILSLGFAVAYAARVRTGPVTQGFSRIATLGYAVPGTVLAIGILVPVAAFDRTLDGFLRANFGLSSGLLLLGSGAALLYAYSARFLAISTGGIEAGLSRIPLSYDHAARTLGHSASGTLLRVHLPLSRTALIAAALLVFVDCMKELPATLLLRPLNFDTLATLLYGEAARGTYEDASLAAILLVAIGILPVILLARTGRPRKP, encoded by the coding sequence ATGGCGGCCAACGCGCCTCTAGCGCGCACCAGAAACCCAATCTCTGCATGGACCGCCGTGGCTGCTGCCACCGCGGTTTTGGTGTTTGTGCCAATCCTCGTCATTGTCTTCACCGCGAGCGCGGACACGGGCGATCTGTGGGGCCATTTGCTGGTCAACGTGCTGCCCCAATCGGCCTGGAACACCGGCGTTCTGCTGCTCGGCACCGGCATTATCGCGACGATGGTGGGCACGGGCGCGGCTTGGATCGTTTCGGCCTACGAGTTTAAAGGGCGCGGCGTGCTGGAATGGGCGCTGCTCCTGCCGCTCGCCGTTCCGACCTATATTATGGCCTATGCCTATCTCGACATTTTAAACCCGCTTGGGCCGGTACAAGGCACGATCCGATGGGTCTTGGGTTATTCCTCGCCCCGGCAGTTCCGACTGCCCGATATTCGCTCGATGTGGGGCGCCATCGTCGTTTTTGGCTTCGTGCTCTACCCCTATGTCTATCTCACGACGCGGGCGATGTTTCTGACCCAAGCCGCAAACCTTGTGGAAGTGTCGCGCACCTTGGGGGTCAGCCGGAACATGGTGTTTTGGCGTGTGGCCCTGCCCCTCGCCCGCCCCGCCATCGCAGTGGGGGTGGCGCTGACGCTCATGGAAGTACTCAACGATGTGGGGGCGAGCCAGTTTCTTGGCGTCCGCACGCTGACGGCTTCGGTCTATACGACTTGGATTGTGCGCACCGATTTGGCCGGCGCGGCACAAATCGCCACCGCCATGCTCACCCTCGTGCTGTTGCTGCTGGTTCTTGAGCGCTGGGCGAGACGCAACCAACGCTATGCGAGCAATGCGCAACGGGCTCGCCCCATGCCAGCACAGAAACTACGCGGCTGGCAGGCGGCGTTGGCGCTTTGCCTTGGCCTCACCCCAATCCTCATCGGCTTTGCGGGACCAGCGATTTATCTGATCTCGTCAGCAATCAAGCGGTTGGATTTTGCCGGGTTCTCGCCAAGCCTATTGCGCGCGACGGTGAACACAGTGACGATTTCATCGCTGGCGACTGTGCTCATTCTATCCCTCGGCTTTGCCGTGGCCTATGCGGCGCGGGTCCGCACCGGGCCGGTGACGCAGGGCTTTTCGCGCATCGCGACGCTGGGCTATGCCGTGCCGGGGACCGTTCTCGCCATTGGCATACTGGTTCCTGTCGCCGCTTTTGACAGAACGCTCGACGGCTTTTTGCGCGCCAACTTCGGCCTGTCCTCTGGCCTCCTTCTCCTCGGCTCAGGCGCGGCACTCCTCTATGCCTATAGCGCGCGGTTCCTCGCGATTTCGACAGGCGGGATCGAGGCTGGACTGTCGCGCATTCCGCTCTCTTATGATCATGCTGCGCGCACCTTGGGCCACAGTGCATCTGGCACGCTGCTCAGAGTACACCTGCCCCTGTCACGCACAGCGCTGATCGCGGCTGCACTTTTGGTGTTCGTTGATTGCATGAAAGAATTGCCAGCCACGCTGCTGCTGCGGCCGCTCAATTTTGACACGCTCGCAACACTACTCTATGGCGAGGCCGCGCGCGGCACTTATGAAGATGCTTCGTTAGCGGCAATTTTATTAGTAGCGATAGGGATATTGCCGGTCATATTGCTGGCGCGCACGGGACGGCCGCGAAAACCCTGA
- a CDS encoding extracellular solute-binding protein, whose product MASLHKIIFATSALALGVAVPAIAEELNIYTTREPGLVQPLLDAFTAETGVTVNTVFLQDGIIERAKAEGESSPADILMTVDFGNLIDLVDAGLTQPIQSDVLSAAIPETLRDKDGNWFALSSRARVVYAAKDLDLDAITYEQLADEEWKGRLCIRSGQHPYNTATFAAYLAKHGEEATKTWLEGIKANQARAAAGGDRDGARDIAAGICDIALANSYYVGLMASGAGGDEQKAWADAIKVILPTFENGGTLVNISGAAVAKHAPNKDQAVKLLEYLVSPAAQKIYAEANFEYPVNASAEVHPIIAAFGTLTPDSLALSDILPFRKRASELVDEVNFDTFSN is encoded by the coding sequence ATGGCATCGCTTCACAAGATCATCTTTGCGACCAGCGCACTCGCGCTTGGCGTCGCAGTTCCTGCAATTGCCGAAGAACTCAACATTTACACCACCCGCGAGCCAGGCCTTGTGCAGCCCTTGCTCGATGCCTTCACCGCCGAAACCGGCGTGACCGTCAACACCGTCTTCCTGCAGGACGGGATCATCGAACGCGCGAAAGCTGAAGGCGAAAGCTCGCCCGCCGACATTCTGATGACCGTCGACTTTGGCAACCTCATCGACCTCGTTGATGCGGGCCTCACTCAGCCGATCCAGTCAGACGTGCTTTCGGCAGCGATCCCAGAAACGCTGCGCGACAAGGACGGCAATTGGTTTGCCCTGTCGTCTCGCGCCCGCGTTGTTTACGCGGCCAAGGACCTTGATCTCGACGCCATCACTTACGAGCAGTTGGCCGATGAAGAGTGGAAGGGTCGCCTGTGCATCCGTTCGGGCCAGCACCCTTATAATACAGCGACCTTTGCGGCCTATCTCGCCAAGCATGGCGAAGAGGCAACCAAGACTTGGCTCGAGGGCATCAAGGCCAATCAGGCCCGTGCAGCAGCAGGCGGCGACCGTGACGGCGCACGCGATATTGCAGCCGGAATTTGCGACATTGCGCTGGCCAATTCCTACTACGTTGGGCTGATGGCTTCGGGCGCTGGTGGCGACGAGCAAAAGGCCTGGGCCGATGCGATCAAGGTCATTCTTCCGACCTTTGAGAACGGCGGTACTTTGGTGAACATCTCGGGCGCTGCTGTTGCCAAGCACGCACCGAACAAGGATCAGGCCGTTAAGCTGCTGGAATATCTAGTGTCGCCAGCAGCGCAGAAGATCTACGCCGAAGCCAATTTCGAATACCCAGTCAACGCTTCGGCTGAAGTCCATCCGATCATCGCCGCATTCGGCACGCTGACCCCAGATAGTCTGGCGCTGAGCGACATCCTTCCGTTCCGCAAGCGCGCCAGCGAACTTGTGGATGAAGTGAACTTCGACACCTTCTCAAACTAA